Proteins encoded within one genomic window of Chlorobaculum sp. MV4-Y:
- a CDS encoding type III restriction-modification system endonuclease, with protein MKLKFKVQPYQTNAVESVVDCFAGQVNTSGIAYRIDPGVNKKLLAQGPTLPGMDIEQTGFKNSDLQLTDAQLLTNIHAVQRRQNLPLSDKLVSSAGCKVNLDVEMETGTGKTYCYVKTVFEMNKRYGWTKFIVVVPSIAIREGVLKSLEITAEHFTESYGKKIRFFAYNSRQLHHLESFSSDAGINVMIINIQAFNATGKDNRRIYDELDDFQSRKPIDVISSNRPILILDEPQKMEGQKTLEALAKFKPLMILRYSATHRTTHNKIYRLDALDAYNQKLVKKIAVRGIDVKGLAGTNAYLYLESIEISKKAPVARIEMEVRQGGGIKRIVKRLERGKDLFVESNELDQYRGFVIAQIDANKDTVEFTNGHVLSAGDATGDITEMAIRRIQIREAIRAHLEKEQVLFAQGIKVLSLFFIDEVVKYRDYSQADEQGEYARIFEEEYERLLKDELGRLKDEKGDIQPSALSLHHYWNEIPVGRTHNGYFSIDKKTKKLTDPSFKTRGEEAGLSDDVDAYDLILKDKERLLSFAEPVRFIFSHSALREGWDNPNVFVMCMLKHSDNTISRRQEVGRGLRISVNQLGDRMDNPATVHDVNILTVVASESYKDFVGNLQREISDSLSARPRKADEAYFTGKVITTETGTVEITPVMAKQIYKYLLKNDYIDDTDQVAETYHEAKANGTLAALPPELAPHADQIFGLIDSVFSESQLPDVGDDRKPKTNPLNANFEKKEFKALWNRINQKAIYRVEFDSSELIRNSIQTLDKDLHVTPLTYTVQKGEQTKVATYDQLKAGQGFDIKETSTEFGTSSHSMVTYDLLGKIAENTQLTRKTVAEILSGVQTAVFKQFKQNPEHFIAEGSRLINEQKATIIIERLSYDNIAETHNVDIFTAGQSKQDFTKASEKLKNHIYDYVITDSKVEREFVKELDTSAEVVVYAKLPRGFLIPTPLGDYNPDWAISFREGAVKHIYFVAETKGSISSMELRTIEATKIECARKFFEEINKRVERDKVRYDVVNDFGKLMALVGGSGVVK; from the coding sequence ATGAAACTGAAGTTCAAAGTCCAGCCCTATCAGACCAACGCGGTGGAATCCGTGGTCGACTGTTTTGCCGGGCAGGTGAATACCTCGGGCATTGCCTACAGGATTGACCCGGGCGTGAATAAAAAGCTGTTGGCACAGGGACCGACTTTGCCGGGAATGGATATTGAGCAGACTGGCTTCAAAAACTCCGATCTCCAGCTGACCGATGCCCAGCTGCTGACTAATATCCATGCCGTGCAGCGGCGGCAGAATCTGCCCTTGTCCGACAAACTAGTGTCCAGCGCCGGATGCAAGGTCAATCTTGACGTAGAGATGGAAACCGGGACCGGCAAGACCTACTGCTATGTCAAAACCGTCTTCGAGATGAACAAGCGGTACGGCTGGACCAAGTTCATCGTGGTGGTGCCCAGCATCGCCATCCGTGAGGGCGTGCTCAAGTCGCTGGAGATTACCGCCGAGCATTTCACCGAGAGCTACGGCAAAAAGATCCGCTTCTTTGCCTACAACTCCAGGCAGCTTCACCATCTGGAAAGCTTCTCTTCCGATGCGGGCATCAACGTCATGATCATCAATATCCAGGCGTTCAATGCCACGGGAAAGGATAACCGCCGCATCTATGATGAACTGGACGATTTCCAGTCGCGCAAGCCTATCGATGTGATCAGCAGCAACCGCCCCATCCTGATCCTGGATGAACCACAGAAAATGGAGGGCCAAAAGACGCTGGAGGCGCTGGCCAAGTTCAAGCCGCTGATGATCCTGCGCTACTCGGCCACTCACCGGACCACGCACAACAAGATTTACCGCCTTGATGCCCTTGACGCCTATAACCAGAAGCTGGTGAAGAAGATTGCGGTGCGCGGCATCGACGTCAAAGGTCTGGCTGGCACCAACGCCTACCTCTACCTGGAATCCATTGAAATTTCCAAGAAGGCACCGGTTGCCCGAATCGAGATGGAAGTGCGCCAGGGTGGCGGCATCAAGCGGATCGTCAAACGCCTGGAGCGCGGCAAAGACCTGTTCGTTGAATCAAACGAGCTGGACCAATATCGCGGCTTTGTCATCGCCCAAATCGACGCCAACAAGGACACCGTGGAGTTTACCAACGGCCATGTGCTGAGTGCCGGCGATGCAACAGGCGACATCACGGAAATGGCTATCCGGCGGATTCAGATCCGGGAGGCGATCAGGGCGCACCTTGAGAAGGAGCAGGTTCTCTTTGCCCAGGGCATCAAGGTACTGTCCCTTTTCTTCATCGACGAGGTGGTCAAATACCGGGACTACAGTCAGGCCGATGAACAGGGAGAATACGCCAGGATTTTTGAAGAAGAGTACGAGCGGCTTCTGAAGGATGAATTAGGAAGGCTGAAGGATGAAAAAGGGGATATTCAGCCTTCAGCCCTCAGCCTTCATCATTACTGGAATGAAATTCCAGTGGGCCGCACCCACAACGGTTACTTCTCCATCGACAAGAAAACCAAGAAGCTCACCGATCCGAGCTTCAAGACACGTGGAGAGGAAGCCGGGCTTTCCGATGACGTCGATGCCTATGATCTGATCCTGAAGGACAAGGAGCGACTGCTTTCCTTTGCGGAACCGGTCCGGTTCATTTTCTCCCACTCCGCCCTTCGCGAAGGCTGGGACAACCCCAATGTCTTCGTCATGTGCATGCTCAAGCACAGCGACAACACGATCTCGCGCCGCCAGGAAGTTGGCCGGGGGTTGCGGATCAGCGTCAACCAGCTCGGGGATCGCATGGACAACCCGGCAACGGTCCATGACGTGAATATCCTGACCGTAGTCGCAAGCGAGAGCTACAAGGACTTCGTCGGGAATCTTCAGCGTGAGATCAGCGACTCCCTCTCTGCACGCCCCCGCAAGGCGGACGAGGCCTACTTCACCGGGAAGGTCATAACCACGGAAACCGGTACGGTGGAAATTACCCCGGTCATGGCCAAGCAGATATACAAGTATCTGCTCAAGAACGACTATATCGATGACACGGATCAGGTTGCCGAAACCTACCACGAGGCAAAAGCCAACGGGACCCTGGCGGCGCTTCCGCCCGAGCTCGCCCCTCATGCGGACCAGATTTTCGGCTTGATCGACAGCGTCTTCAGCGAGTCCCAGCTGCCCGACGTGGGTGATGATCGCAAGCCGAAGACCAATCCGCTGAATGCCAACTTCGAGAAAAAAGAGTTCAAGGCGCTCTGGAATCGCATTAATCAGAAGGCGATCTACCGTGTCGAGTTCGATTCCAGTGAACTCATTCGAAACAGCATTCAGACCCTGGATAAAGATCTGCATGTAACCCCATTAACCTATACGGTTCAAAAAGGGGAACAGACTAAGGTAGCAACCTATGACCAGTTAAAGGCAGGCCAAGGATTTGATATCAAAGAAACATCTACGGAGTTTGGAACTTCCTCGCATTCCATGGTCACCTATGACCTGCTTGGGAAAATTGCCGAAAACACCCAGCTGACAAGAAAGACCGTCGCCGAGATATTGAGCGGCGTTCAGACGGCGGTTTTCAAGCAATTCAAACAGAACCCGGAGCATTTCATTGCCGAAGGTTCACGGCTTATCAATGAACAGAAGGCCACGATCATCATCGAGCGGCTGAGCTACGACAACATTGCCGAGACCCACAATGTCGATATTTTCACCGCAGGCCAAAGCAAGCAGGACTTCACCAAGGCGAGCGAGAAGCTAAAGAACCACATCTATGACTACGTGATCACCGACTCCAAGGTTGAGCGGGAATTTGTGAAAGAGCTGGACACCAGCGCCGAGGTTGTCGTCTATGCCAAATTGCCTCGCGGATTTCTCATTCCCACACCGTTAGGCGACTACAATCCGGACTGGGCGATATCTTTCAGAGAAGGCGCTGTCAAGCACATCTACTTTGTAGCTGAGACCAAGGGTTCAATTTCGAGTATGGAACTGCGGACCATCGAGGCCACAAAAATCGAGTGTGCGCGGAAATTCTTTGAAGAGATCAATAAGCGGGTTGAACGGGATAAGGTAAGGTATGATGTTGTGAATGATTTCGGGAAGCTGATGGCGCTGGTTGGTGGGAGCGGAGTAGTTAAATGA